Sequence from the Clostridium botulinum genome:
TTTATTCACAGTGTAAAAATATATTTGTGTATATTTCATATGACTCAGAAATTGATACTAAAACTTTAATAGAAAGAGCATTAAAAGATGGAAAAAATATATATGTTCCTAGAACTAATTATGAAACTAAATTAATGGAAGCTGTTAAAATAGTATCTTTGGAGAATCTTATTGAAGATAAACATGGTATTTTAGAACCTAAAGAAGATGAATTAGCAACGAATTTAGATAATATTGATCTAATAATAATTCCAGGAGTTGCTTTTGATAAAAGTGGTGGAAGAATGGGATATGGAGGAGGATTTTATGATAGATATTTAAATAAATGTAAAAAAGATATGCATAAAATTTCTTTAGCATATGATTTTCAGATATTAGATTATATACCAATGGACAACCATGATATAAAAGTAGATTATATTATTACAAACATAAAAGAAATTAAATGCAATTTTTAATAAAATAGAAATATGATAAAAAAAATAAAATTTATAGTTGCAATTGTTAAAAAATGATATATAATATAAACATATTAAAAATAAATCTGTTATTAAGAATGGTGGAGGGACTGGCCCTATGAAGCCTGGCAACAGCTAACTTTAATGCGAAGGTTAGAATTGTGCTAAATCCTGCAGGATTTTTCCTGGAAGATAAGAGATGCATAAAAGTTATATAAATTTGTTTTATAAACTATTTCTCTATCTTTAAAGTCAGGGAAATGGTTTTTTTTAATATCTTAAAACATATTTTAAATAAATAAGCAATAAAATTTAGGGGGCAATAAGATATGAAAATAGAAA
This genomic interval carries:
- a CDS encoding 5-formyltetrahydrofolate cyclo-ligase, whose translation is MKIIEDKKRLRREILKLRKEINFDEKKNFDNAIHNKFFKSKFYSQCKNIFVYISYDSEIDTKTLIERALKDGKNIYVPRTNYETKLMEAVKIVSLENLIEDKHGILEPKEDELATNLDNIDLIIIPGVAFDKSGGRMGYGGGFYDRYLNKCKKDMHKISLAYDFQILDYIPMDNHDIKVDYIITNIKEIKCNF